A genomic window from Chanos chanos chromosome 14, fChaCha1.1, whole genome shotgun sequence includes:
- the LOC115827789 gene encoding A disintegrin and metalloproteinase with thrombospondin motifs 12-like, which translates to MLLRISPVLLQLHFLFSLAASHVETFYSDYLFPDSEQDLFIKSHSDFSVVHPEKVDSDGRFISHNLSHHLTRGRRKRDLGKNSERVYYKVQFRDRKLTLNLTINDNLLSDSYVLEQRGNNLTQPARQTVGRNSCHLLGTVTDNTAQGTAAVSTCDGLMGLLDFPDGPYVIQPVHGFSPDRDQLRRPHVIYRSSDWTSFRRRRSAERYGSQSPCGVKDAPEDSLLAEQEREEWERESRAESPRRLSPRSVSKERWVETMVVADSKLMDYHGSGNVESYIFTIMNMVAGIFHDPSIGNAVHIVLVRLILLHGEEKGLKIVHHADSTLSSFCAWQKNLNPQSDSHPAHHDVAVLITRKDICAGMNKPCETLGLSHLSGMCQPHRSCNINEDSGLPVAFTIAHELGHSFGIHHDGQGNDCELEGRHPFIMSRQLHYDSSPLTWSPCSKDYITRFLDRGWGFCLDDRPSKKDLTAPVVAPGVRYTPHHQCQLQYGPNATFCHEVENVCQILWCSVNGSCRSKLDSPIDGTRCGPDKWCISGECVIVGKLPETVNGGWGEWSVWSHCSRTCGAGVQSAERECDRPKPEFGGKYCTGERKRYRICSTNPCVKKRPTFRDMQCSEFDTVPHNNQLYQWVPVTRPAAPCELHCRPVDEDFSEKMLDAVTDGTPCFTNNNSRSVCINGVCKAVGCDYGIDSNAEEDRCGVCLGDGSSCETVGLTFTEEEGYDYVDVAIIPKGARDIFIHEVAHAGNFLALRAADSEEYFLNGNYIIQWNGEYEAAGAKFYYERSGNMENLTSAGPTTDPVLLQLLFQELNPGVNLEYTIKRSRQISNKLFQPEYTWKYGAWTDCSATCGLGEQYQPIRCFEMDLGVVEESLCDPVTRPSDRHRKCKLTDCPARWWVGGWQPCSAMCGPDGVKKRTVLCVRTVASEERVLHPGDCRHLLKPKPVVPCNRDVPCGRSDWVVGNWSECSLPCGGGVKSRIVMCVSDSCDPGTRPRSTVFCNLQSCSSHRRIGPPFRPRPRKLFPHIPTQGPGLYPVTTLPPKSPVTLKTSVTSLLNTPTASHLVVEDERDYIVIRNTLSAIPSVPNPKPSPNPNPSPKPNPKPSPKPSPNTEEEVLKFKNSSPDPRTRGKGRKTEVPKHLTPTRDYENLNAPNPVSMNAFWIVGNWSKCSTSCGLGAVWRSVLCSAPQETDCDITKKPDPARRCNLGPCAAWNTSSWSKCPEGCVGGTRHRDVQCIDTQSKRPLRPFHCQALTYRPPSTLPCNTRPCLQWRLSPWGKCSRSCGGGQRERLVYCPQFQRCNVTLKPNSTEPCNVQACVSWSTSPWQQCSKMCGGGVQKRPVRCVNKRSGQQEENSLCVKNSKPHPVQKCNLQDCKINSGVMCKKNSMSSRFCEKLKLLGRCSLRSVRKQCCATCMM; encoded by the exons ATGCTTCTTCGAATCAGCCCGGTCCTTCTGCagttacattttcttttctctttggcaGCGAGCCACGTCGAAACATTTTATTCGGACTACCTCTTTCCAGACTCCGAGCAAG ATCTGTTCATCAAGTCTCATTCAGATTTCTCCGTCGTCCATCCCGAAAAGGTTGATAGTGATGGACGGTTCATCTCTCACAACCTATCACATCACCTCACGCGCGGGCGGCGCAAGAGAGACCTGGGCAAAAACAGCGAGCGCGTGTACTATAAGGTTCAATTCAGGGATCGGAAATTAACACTGAATTTAACGATTAACGACAATCTGCTTTCAGATAGCTATGTTTTGGAGCAGCGCGGGAACAATTTGACCCAGCCAGCTCGGCAAACAGTTGGTCGGAACTCGTGTCACCTCCTGGGCACTGTAACGGACAACACCGCGCAGGGGACGGCCGCAGTGAGCACATGTGACGGCTTG ATGGGCCTCCTGGACTTTCCTGATGGTCCCTATGTTATCCAGCCAGTCCATGGGTTTTCCCCAGACAGGGATCAACTGCGTCGGCCTCACGTCATCTACCGCAGCTCTGACTGGACCTCGTTTAGACGCCGCCGCAGTGCTGAACGCTACGGCAGCCAAAGCCCCtgtggggtcaaag ATGCTCCAGAGGACTCACTTTTAGCTGAGCAGGAGCGTgaggagtgggagagggagtCGAGGGCGGAGTCACCGCGTCGCCTGTCCCCTCGCTCTGTCAGTAAAGAGAGATGGGTAGAGACAATGGTAGTGGCTGACTCCAAACTGATGGATTACCACGGCAGCGGAAACGTGGAATCTTACATCTTCACCATCATGAATATG GTGGCTGGGATTTTCCATGATCCGAGTATTGGGAATGCAGTCCACATTGTCCTGGTCCGTCTCATTCTTCTACATGGGGAGGAG aaaGGGCTGAAGATTGTCCACCATGCAGACTCGACTCTGTCCAGTTTCTGTGCTTGGCAGAAAAACCTCAACCCTCAGAGCGACTCCCACCCTGCACATCATGATGTTGCTGTCCTCATCaccag gaaggATATCTGTGCTGGGATGAATAAGCCATGTGAGACTCTGGGTTTGTCCCATCTGTCGGGGATGTGTCAGCCTCACCGCAGCTGTAATATCAACGAAGACTCTGGTCTGCCCGTAGCTTTTACCATTGCTCACGAGCTTGGACACAG TTTTGGGATTCATCATGACGGGCAGGGGAATGACTGTGAGTTGGAGGGGCGGCATCCCTTCATCATGTCCCGACAGCTTCACTACGACTCATCTCCACTGACCTGGTCCCCCTGCAGTAAAGATTACATCACTCGATTCCTGGA TCGCGGCTGGGGTTTCTGTCTGGATGACCGTCCGTCTAAAAAGGATCTGACGGCCCCTGTGGTGGCGCCAGGTGTCAGATACACTCCCCACCACCAGTGCCAACTTCAGTACGGCCCAAATGCCACCTTCTGCCACGAGGTTGAG aatGTGTGTCAGATTCTCTGGTGCTCTGTGAATGGTTCCTGTCGGTCTAAACTGGACTCTCCGATTGATGGAACCAGATGTGGACCTGATAAG tggtgtatctcaggtgagtgtgtgattgtaggGAAGTTGCCGGAGACTGTGAACGGTGGTTGGGGGGAGTGGAGTGTGTGGTCTCACTGTTCACGGACCTGTGGGGCAGGAGTCCAGTCTGCAGAGCGAGAGTGTGACCGCCCCAA GCCTGAATTTGGGGGGAAGTACTGTACAGGTGAACGGAAGCGTTATCGAATCTGTAGCACCAATCCCTGTGTGAAAAAACGCCCCACATTCAGAGACATGCAGTGTAGTGAGTTTGACACCGTGCCCCATAACAATCAACTCTATCAGTGGGTACCTGTTACCAGACCAG CGGCGCCCTGTGAGCTGCACTGTCGACCAGTCGATGAGGATTTTTCAGAGAAAATGCTGGACGCAGTGACAGACGGAACACCGTgtttcacaaacaacaacagccgCAGTGTCTGTATCAACGGAGTGTGCAAG GCAGTGGGCTGTGACTATGGTATAGACTCGAATGCGGAGGAGGATCGCTGTGGGGTGTGTCTGGGTGACGGTTCGTCGTGTGAGACAGTCGGTTTGACCTTCACTGAGGAAGAGGGATATG aTTATGTAGATGTGGCGATAATCCCAAAAGGTGCAAGAGACATATTCATACATGAAGTGGCACACGCAGGAAACTTCCTGGCACTCCGAGCGGCTGATTCGGAAGAATATTTCCTGAACGGTAATTATATAATCCAGTGGAATGGGGAATATGAAGCGGCTGGAGCCAAATTTTATTACGAACGTAGTGGCAACATGGAGAACCTGACATCCGCCGGACCAACCACAGATCCAGTCCTGCTTCAG CTGTTGTTCCAGGAGCTGAATCCTGGTGTGAACCTTGAATACACCATTAAGAGGAGTCGACAGATCAGCAACAAACTTTTCCAACCAGAATACACCTGGAAATATGGAGCTTGGACGGACTGTAGTGCCACCTGTGGACTGG GAGAGCAGTATCAGCCCATACGTTGCTTTGAGATGGACCTCGGCGTGGTTGAGGAGTCTCTGTGTGACCCGGTGACCCGGCCCAGTGACAGACATCGCAAATGTAAACTCACGGACTGTCCTGCCAG GTGGTGGGTTGGGGGATGGCAGCCATGTTCGGCCATGTGTGGACCGGACGGGGTGAAGAAGCGGACAGTTCTGTGTGTACGGACGGTGGCCAGCGAGGAGCGGGTTCTACACCCAGGAGACTGTAGACATCTGCTCAAACCCAAACCGGTGGTGCCGTGTAACCGTGACGTCCCCTGTGGGAGAAGTGACTGGGTTGTTGGGAACTGGAGTGAG TGTTCTCTCCCATGTGGTGGTGGAGTCAAGTCCCGAATCgtcatgtgtgtgtcagactcttGTGATCCTGGGACCCGTCCGCGTTCCACCGTCTTCTGTAACCTTCAGAGCTGCTCCAGTCACCGTCGAATCGGACCCCCATTCCGCCCTCGACCGCGGAAACTCTTCCCGCACATCCCGACCCAAGGACCCGGTCTTTACCCGGTCACCACTCTGCCCCCAAAAAGCCCTGTGACCCTAAAGACCTCTGTCACCTCCCTGCTCAACACCCCAACAGCGTCTCATTTGGTGGTTGAAGACGAGCGTGACTATATCGTGATCAGAAACA CCCTGAGTGCCATACCCAGTGTCCCTAACCCTAAgcctagccctaaccctaaccctagccctaagcctaaccctaagCCTAGCCCTAAGCCTAGCCCTAACACTGAGGAAGAG GTTCTGAAGTTTAAGAACAGTTCTCCGGACCCCAGGACCAgggggaaaggaagaaaaacagaggtacCCAAACATCTGACACCCACCAGAGACTATGAGAACCTTAACGCACCTAACCCAGTCAGCATGAATGCCTTCTGGATCGTTGGAAACTGGAGTAAg tgctccACATCCTGTGGCCTGGGTGCTGTGTGGCGGTCAGTGCTGTGTAGCGCTCCACAGGAAACTGATTGTGATATCACAAAGAAACCTGACCCAGCCCGACGGTGTAACCTTGGACCCTGTGCCGCCTGGAACACCTCCAGCTGGAGCAAG tgtCCTGAAGGTTGTGTGGGTGGCACGAGGCATCGTGATGTTCAGTGTATTGACACACAGAGTAAACGACCTCTGCGACCCTTTCACTGCCAAGCCCTGACCTATCGACCTCCGTCCACACTGCCCTGCAACACACGACCCTGTCTGCAGTGGAGACTTTCACCCTGGGGCAAG TGTTCCAGGAGCTGCGGTGGAGGGCAAAGGGAGCGACTGGTGTACTGCCCACAGTTCCAGCGTTGTAATGTCACCCTCAAACCTAACAGCACAGAGCCCTGTAA